Proteins encoded within one genomic window of Bacillus thuringiensis:
- a CDS encoding tetratricopeptide repeat protein: MGKNQRIYKENGQVISFNQLADFFYKKGMRAYKGQKLQDAIKYFRRAAQSEKEPFILCQLATVLSEAGEYQESNQIFFKLVRSNPELEQCYYFIANNYAYMGLFQQAKKYADRYLEVAEEKEFVEDTLELLEIMEEEAMGAEEIEDEDDLIVMQEEANRYIRNGQLEEAIATLEIVTKDYPEFWSGHNNLAIAHFQSGNVDKALKLTEMILEKNPGNMHALCNTLIFLYSIGEHKQVEALAAQLVSVYPISFEHRLKLGTTLATIGHFEPAYKWFKLLKRQGYEGDVSFYYWFAYSAYMVQDQQVAEKMWQHVVELHPDKKGKEPWNALNLADEGQNVLFEELRKSFQQSATLEEQMLALYLMNELSTPEKVGFFFDVTQAKNGVPIVSQLAKYFFLLNSHKSIPADLQQFEQCARIADALYNYTKKDDELIEECLQFWFCTFIRLYTSGAVFTNVYGWSAAVEYIVRSEQGNKMTQSELGDVYNVSVATVRKYVQAVKRTHT, from the coding sequence ATGGGGAAAAATCAAAGAATATATAAGGAGAACGGACAAGTTATCTCTTTTAATCAATTAGCGGACTTCTTTTATAAAAAAGGGATGAGGGCTTACAAAGGGCAGAAATTGCAAGATGCAATTAAATATTTTCGAAGAGCGGCACAAAGTGAGAAGGAGCCGTTTATTTTATGCCAATTAGCAACAGTATTATCTGAGGCTGGTGAGTATCAAGAGTCAAATCAAATCTTCTTTAAGCTTGTTAGATCTAATCCAGAACTTGAACAGTGTTATTATTTTATTGCAAATAATTATGCATATATGGGGCTATTTCAGCAGGCGAAGAAGTATGCGGATCGCTATTTAGAAGTTGCAGAAGAGAAGGAATTCGTAGAAGATACATTAGAATTACTTGAAATCATGGAAGAAGAAGCGATGGGTGCGGAAGAGATTGAGGATGAAGATGATTTAATTGTTATGCAGGAAGAAGCGAATCGTTATATTCGCAACGGACAATTGGAAGAAGCAATTGCTACATTAGAAATTGTTACGAAAGATTATCCGGAATTTTGGTCGGGGCATAATAATTTAGCCATTGCGCATTTTCAATCTGGTAATGTAGATAAGGCGCTGAAGTTAACGGAAATGATTTTAGAGAAAAATCCAGGTAATATGCATGCGCTTTGTAATACGCTTATTTTTCTATATTCAATTGGAGAGCATAAACAAGTAGAGGCGTTAGCCGCGCAGTTAGTTTCGGTATATCCAATTTCGTTTGAACATCGTTTGAAACTTGGAACGACACTTGCAACAATTGGTCATTTCGAGCCTGCATATAAATGGTTCAAATTATTAAAGCGTCAAGGATACGAGGGAGACGTTAGTTTTTATTATTGGTTTGCATATTCTGCGTATATGGTGCAAGATCAGCAAGTAGCTGAAAAAATGTGGCAACATGTTGTAGAATTGCACCCTGATAAAAAGGGAAAAGAACCGTGGAATGCATTGAATTTAGCGGATGAAGGACAAAACGTGTTATTTGAAGAATTACGAAAATCATTTCAGCAAAGTGCGACGCTAGAGGAACAAATGCTAGCTTTATATTTAATGAATGAATTGTCAACGCCAGAGAAGGTGGGATTCTTCTTTGATGTAACGCAGGCGAAGAATGGTGTTCCAATCGTATCGCAACTTGCAAAGTATTTCTTTTTACTGAATAGCCATAAGAGCATTCCAGCTGATTTACAGCAATTTGAACAGTGCGCGCGAATCGCGGATGCGTTATACAATTATACGAAAAAAGATGATGAATTAATCGAAGAGTGTTTACAATTTTGGTTTTGTACGTTCATACGTTTATATACATCTGGAGCAGTTTTTACAAATGTATACGGTTGGTCAGCTGCGGTTGAATATATTGTACGCAGCGAACAAGGAAATAAGATGACGCAGTCGGAGCTCGGGGATGTATATAATGTATCTGTAGCGACTGTTCGAAAGTATGTGCAAGCTGTGAAACGTACGCACACATAA
- a CDS encoding acyltransferase, with protein MRRTTRYPVSGENSLWNVYKTVSFWKIMKNFIIIQIARYTPFLSVKNWLYRTFLRMKVGKKTSFALMVMPDIMFPEKIVVGENSIIGYNTTLLAHEYLIREYRLGEIVIGNEVMIGANTTILPGVKIGDGAIVSAGTLVHRDVPSGAFVGGNPMRVIYTKEEMDAREG; from the coding sequence GTGCGACGGACAACGCGCTACCCTGTTTCAGGAGAAAATTCATTATGGAATGTGTATAAAACAGTGTCTTTTTGGAAGATAATGAAAAACTTTATTATTATCCAAATTGCACGCTATACACCATTTTTATCTGTGAAGAATTGGCTGTATCGTACGTTTTTACGGATGAAAGTAGGAAAGAAAACATCATTTGCGCTTATGGTAATGCCAGATATTATGTTCCCGGAAAAGATAGTTGTGGGAGAAAATTCGATTATCGGCTATAATACAACGCTTTTAGCACATGAATATTTAATTCGCGAATATCGCCTTGGAGAGATCGTCATAGGAAATGAAGTGATGATTGGAGCAAATACTACTATATTACCAGGTGTGAAAATTGGGGATGGCGCGATTGTTTCAGCTGGCACACTGGTTCATAGGGATGTACCAAGTGGTGCTTTCGTAGGTGGAAATCCAATGCGTGTTATTTATACAAAAGAAGAAATGGATGCTAGAGAAGGTTGA
- the ppaX gene encoding pyrophosphatase PpaX — protein MKINTVLFDLDGTLINTNELIISSFLHTLNTYYPDQYKREDVLPFIGPSLHDTFSKVDESKVEELITSYRQFNHDHHDELVEEYETVYETVQELKKQGYKVGIVTTKARQTVEMGLKLSKLDEFFDVVVTIDDVEHVKPHPEPLQKALELLDAKPEEALMVGDNHHDIVGGQNAGTKTAAVSWTLKGRAYLEAYKPDFMLDKMSDLLTILSDMNRS, from the coding sequence ATGAAAATAAATACAGTGTTATTTGATTTAGATGGAACGTTAATTAATACAAATGAACTTATTATTTCTTCTTTTTTACATACTTTAAATACATATTATCCAGATCAATATAAGCGTGAAGATGTATTGCCATTTATCGGTCCATCTTTGCATGATACTTTCAGCAAGGTTGATGAAAGCAAGGTGGAAGAGTTGATTACAAGCTATCGTCAATTTAACCATGATCATCATGATGAATTAGTAGAAGAATATGAAACTGTATATGAAACAGTTCAAGAATTGAAGAAACAAGGTTATAAAGTTGGTATTGTTACGACGAAAGCACGACAAACCGTTGAGATGGGATTAAAGTTATCAAAGCTTGATGAGTTCTTCGATGTTGTCGTGACGATTGATGATGTAGAGCATGTGAAACCGCATCCAGAGCCACTTCAAAAAGCGCTTGAGTTATTAGATGCAAAACCAGAAGAAGCATTGATGGTTGGGGATAATCATCATGATATTGTTGGTGGACAAAATGCGGGTACGAAAACAGCTGCGGTTTCATGGACATTGAAAGGTAGAGCGTATTTAGAAGCTTATAAACCGGACTTTATGTTAGATAAAATGAGTGATTTACTAACGATTTTGTCTGATATGAATCGCTCATAA
- the lgt gene encoding prolipoprotein diacylglyceryl transferase, with protein MLLGSVPQLDRVAIQLGPFPVYWYGIIIGTGVLLGLWLATREGERLGIPKDTFVDLVLIAVPIAILFARMYYVIFEWEYYAQNPSQIINIRQGGLAIHGGLIGAVITGILFAKRRGLSFWKLADIAAPSILLGQAIGRWGNFMNQEAHGDEVTRQFLEGLHLPDFIINQMYIDGVYYHPTFLYESLWNFAGVILLLALRKVNLRRGELFFTYLIWYSVGRFFVEGLRTDSLMLGPLRIAQVMSIGLVVISIIFIIVRRKMGQADKRYSEN; from the coding sequence ATGCTGTTAGGTTCTGTACCACAGCTTGACCGTGTAGCGATCCAACTTGGGCCGTTTCCTGTTTATTGGTATGGGATTATTATCGGTACAGGTGTGCTATTAGGTCTTTGGCTAGCAACTCGCGAGGGAGAAAGGCTGGGTATTCCAAAAGATACATTTGTTGACCTTGTATTAATTGCAGTACCGATCGCTATTCTATTTGCGAGAATGTACTATGTTATTTTTGAATGGGAATATTACGCGCAAAACCCGAGTCAAATTATTAATATTCGTCAAGGTGGCTTGGCGATTCATGGTGGTTTAATCGGGGCTGTTATTACAGGAATTCTTTTTGCGAAACGCCGCGGACTTTCATTCTGGAAGTTAGCAGATATTGCTGCGCCAAGTATTTTACTAGGACAAGCAATTGGCCGATGGGGAAACTTTATGAACCAAGAGGCGCATGGTGATGAAGTAACGAGACAGTTTTTAGAAGGTCTTCATTTACCGGATTTCATTATTAATCAAATGTATATTGATGGTGTGTACTACCACCCGACATTTTTATATGAATCATTATGGAATTTCGCGGGAGTAATTCTATTACTTGCATTACGAAAAGTGAATTTACGCCGCGGGGAATTATTCTTCACATATTTAATTTGGTATTCAGTAGGACGCTTCTTCGTAGAAGGGTTACGTACAGATAGTTTAATGCTAGGACCACTTCGTATTGCACAAGTAATGTCAATTGGACTTGTTGTTATTTCTATTATTTTCATTATTGTGAGACGAAAAATGGGGCAAGCTGATAAAAGATATTCGGAAAATTAG
- the hprK gene encoding HPr(Ser) kinase/phosphatase gives MPKVRTKDLIEQFQLELISGEDGIHRPIDTSDLSRPGIEMAGFFTYYPADRVQLLGKTELTFFDTLTSEQKQERMKALCTEETPCIIITRNQDVPDELLQASRESGMPLLRSSQTTTRLSSRLTNYLEGKLAPTTAVHGVLVDIYGVGVLITGQSGVGKSETALELVKRGHRLVADDSVEIRQEDEDTLVGSSPDLIEHLLEIRGLGIINVMTLFGAGAVRNYKRITLVINLEIWDQKKNYDRLGLDEEKMKIIDTELTKITLPVRPGRNLAVIIEVAAMNFRLKRMGVNAAQQFSERLMSAIELGNQE, from the coding sequence ATGCCGAAAGTAAGGACAAAAGATTTAATTGAACAATTTCAATTGGAGTTAATAAGTGGTGAAGATGGAATTCATCGTCCGATTGATACGAGTGATTTATCAAGACCTGGAATTGAAATGGCAGGATTTTTCACATACTATCCAGCTGATCGCGTACAGCTTCTTGGAAAGACGGAGCTTACGTTCTTTGACACGTTAACATCAGAGCAAAAACAAGAGAGAATGAAAGCGCTTTGTACCGAGGAGACGCCATGTATTATTATAACTCGTAATCAAGATGTACCAGATGAGTTATTACAAGCATCACGTGAATCCGGCATGCCTTTATTACGTTCTTCTCAAACGACAACAAGATTATCAAGTCGTTTAACAAACTATTTAGAAGGTAAGTTAGCGCCAACAACTGCTGTTCATGGTGTATTAGTAGATATTTACGGTGTTGGTGTTTTAATTACAGGTCAAAGTGGTGTCGGTAAAAGTGAGACAGCTCTTGAACTTGTGAAGCGTGGCCACCGCCTTGTTGCGGATGATAGTGTAGAAATTCGCCAAGAAGATGAAGACACATTAGTAGGAAGCTCTCCAGATTTAATTGAGCATTTATTAGAAATTCGTGGTCTAGGTATCATTAACGTTATGACGTTATTCGGTGCAGGGGCAGTGCGAAATTATAAGCGTATTACACTTGTTATTAATCTTGAAATTTGGGATCAAAAGAAAAATTATGATCGCTTAGGTCTTGATGAAGAGAAGATGAAGATTATTGATACAGAACTAACGAAGATTACACTTCCAGTTCGTCCTGGTCGAAACTTGGCTGTTATTATTGAAGTAGCAGCGATGAACTTCCGTTTAAAACGTATGGGAGTCAATGCAGCACAGCAGTTCTCTGAACGATTAATGAGTGCGATTGAGTTAGGAAATCAGGAGTAA
- a CDS encoding phage holin family protein has protein sequence MRWIVSLLVNSVVLIAVSGLLKGIAPDAFYVANIQTAIIASIILAVLNVFVKPFLILITLPITVVTFGFFLIVINAITLKIADSLLGDAFNISGFGVAIVAAICISIFNMIIEKAIVEPLYEKKRK, from the coding sequence ATGAGATGGATTGTATCACTTCTTGTAAATAGCGTTGTGTTAATCGCTGTATCGGGACTTTTAAAAGGGATTGCACCAGACGCGTTTTATGTAGCAAATATACAAACTGCAATTATTGCGAGTATTATTTTGGCTGTTTTAAATGTGTTCGTAAAACCGTTTTTAATTTTAATTACGCTACCAATTACAGTTGTAACTTTCGGGTTCTTCTTAATTGTTATTAATGCGATTACGTTAAAAATAGCAGATTCATTATTAGGCGATGCATTTAATATATCAGGATTTGGTGTAGCGATTGTTGCTGCAATTTGTATTTCAATTTTTAATATGATTATTGAAAAGGCAATTGTGGAACCTTTATATGAAAAAAAGAGAAAATGA
- a CDS encoding DUF4275 family protein, which translates to MEFIDVLRKKNMKVREFQNWGVYFRKRWEDNFANHVSDEEKEDIFLYGDKYACGYLWHIFSYEKKKCLEGKEAENAFYNEVKKECYIFYQHCDEVLLIKDASLLHMDDILREIATAYKGDIYIVDKDFTWTFVKTHEHGWYGPYFARKC; encoded by the coding sequence ATGGAGTTTATAGATGTCTTAAGAAAGAAAAATATGAAGGTAAGAGAGTTTCAAAATTGGGGTGTATATTTTCGCAAGCGTTGGGAGGATAACTTTGCAAATCATGTAAGTGATGAGGAAAAAGAAGACATTTTTCTTTATGGAGATAAGTATGCATGTGGGTATCTTTGGCACATATTTAGTTATGAGAAAAAGAAGTGTTTAGAGGGTAAAGAAGCGGAGAACGCGTTTTATAATGAAGTGAAAAAGGAATGCTACATTTTCTATCAACACTGTGATGAGGTATTGTTAATAAAGGATGCGAGTTTATTACATATGGATGATATATTGCGTGAGATAGCTACGGCATATAAAGGTGATATCTATATTGTAGATAAAGATTTCACTTGGACCTTTGTGAAAACGCATGAACATGGATGGTATGGTCCTTATTTCGCAAGGAAGTGTTAG
- the uvrA gene encoding excinuclease ABC subunit UvrA, translated as MSKSKDFIVVKGARAHNLKNIDVTIPRNQLVVVTGLSGSGKSSLAFDTIYAEGQRRYVESLSAYARQFLGQMDKPDVDTIEGLSPAISIDQKTTSRNPRSTVGTVTEIYDYLRLLFARIGTPICPNHGIEITSQTVEQMVDRVLEYPERTKLQVLAPIVSGRKGAHVKVLEDIKKQGYVRVRVDGEMLDVSEDIALDKNKKHSIEVVIDRIVVKEGIASRLADSLESALKLGGGRVLIDVMGEEELLFSEHHACPHCGFSIGELEPRMFSFNSPFGACPSCDGLGSKLEVDLELVIPNWDLSLNEHAIAPWEPTSSQYYPQLLQSVCNHYGVDMDMPVKDIPKDLFDKVLYGSGEEKVYFRYVNEFGQVKENEILFEGVIPNIERRYRETSSDYVREQMEKYMAEQACPKCKGGRLKPESLAVFVGDKTIADVTKYSVQEVQEFFSNVELTEKQQKIAHLILREIQERVGFLVNVGLDYLTLSRAAGTLSGGEAQRIRLATQIGSRLTGVLYILDEPSIGLHQRDNDRLIRTLQEMRDLGNTLIVVEHDEDTMMAADYLLDIGPGAGIHGGQVVSAGTPAEVMQDENSLTGKYLSGKEFIPVPLERRKGDGRKVEIVGAKENNLKNAKMSFPLGTFVAVTGVSGSGKSTMINEVLYKSLAQKLYKAKAKPGTHKEIKGLEHLDKVIDIDQSPIGRTPRSNPATYTGVFDDIRDVFAQTNEAKVRGYQKGRFSFNVKGGRCEACRGDGIIKIEMHFLPDVYVPCEVCHGKRYNRETLEVKYKDKNISEVLGMTIEDGVEFFANIPKIKRKLQTLVDVGLGYMKLGQPATTLSGGEAQRVKLASELHRRSTGRTLYILDEPTTGLHAHDIARLLEVLQRLVESGETVLVIEHNLDVIKTADYIVDLGPEGGDKGGQIVASGTPEQVVKEERSYTGKYLKEILNRDKARMKEKIKEVELSQ; from the coding sequence GTGAGTAAGAGCAAGGATTTTATTGTTGTAAAAGGTGCTAGAGCACATAACTTAAAAAATATTGATGTAACCATTCCGAGAAATCAGCTTGTCGTTGTAACGGGATTGTCTGGTTCGGGGAAATCATCATTAGCATTTGATACGATTTATGCAGAAGGGCAGCGCAGATACGTAGAATCGTTATCTGCGTATGCGCGTCAGTTTTTAGGACAAATGGATAAGCCGGATGTAGATACGATTGAAGGATTGTCACCAGCGATTTCAATCGATCAAAAAACGACGAGTCGTAATCCACGTTCAACAGTTGGAACGGTAACGGAGATTTATGATTATTTACGTTTATTATTTGCGCGAATTGGTACGCCAATTTGTCCGAATCATGGCATTGAAATTACATCACAAACAGTAGAGCAGATGGTAGACCGTGTTCTTGAATATCCTGAACGTACGAAATTACAAGTGTTAGCTCCCATCGTGTCAGGACGTAAAGGTGCACATGTAAAAGTACTTGAAGATATTAAGAAGCAAGGTTATGTTCGTGTACGTGTTGATGGTGAAATGCTTGATGTGTCTGAAGATATTGCACTAGATAAAAATAAGAAGCATTCTATTGAAGTTGTAATTGACCGTATTGTTGTAAAAGAAGGAATTGCAAGCCGTCTTGCTGATTCACTTGAAAGTGCATTAAAGCTTGGCGGGGGCCGCGTGTTAATCGATGTAATGGGAGAAGAGGAACTGTTATTTAGTGAACATCATGCTTGTCCACATTGTGGTTTTTCAATCGGAGAATTAGAACCGCGTATGTTCTCATTCAATAGTCCGTTCGGTGCATGTCCTTCTTGTGATGGACTTGGCTCAAAGCTAGAGGTAGATTTAGAACTTGTTATTCCGAACTGGGATTTATCATTAAATGAACATGCGATTGCGCCTTGGGAACCGACAAGTTCACAATATTACCCACAACTTTTACAATCTGTATGTAATCATTACGGCGTTGATATGGATATGCCTGTGAAAGATATACCGAAGGATTTATTTGATAAAGTGTTGTATGGGAGCGGTGAAGAGAAGGTTTACTTCCGCTATGTAAATGAATTTGGTCAAGTAAAGGAAAATGAGATTTTATTTGAAGGTGTTATCCCAAATATAGAGCGCCGTTATCGTGAGACGAGTTCTGATTATGTTCGTGAGCAAATGGAGAAGTATATGGCAGAACAAGCTTGTCCGAAGTGTAAAGGTGGACGCTTAAAGCCGGAGAGTTTAGCTGTTTTCGTTGGTGATAAAACGATTGCTGACGTAACGAAGTATTCAGTTCAAGAAGTACAAGAATTCTTCTCGAATGTAGAGCTAACGGAGAAACAACAAAAAATAGCTCATTTAATTTTAAGAGAAATTCAGGAGCGCGTTGGGTTCTTAGTGAACGTTGGTTTAGATTATTTAACGTTAAGTCGTGCCGCAGGAACTTTATCAGGTGGTGAGGCGCAACGTATTCGTTTAGCAACGCAAATTGGTTCTCGTCTTACTGGCGTACTTTACATTCTTGATGAGCCTTCTATCGGTTTACACCAGCGTGATAACGATCGTCTTATTCGTACATTGCAAGAAATGCGTGATTTAGGCAATACATTAATTGTTGTTGAGCATGATGAAGATACGATGATGGCTGCTGATTATTTACTGGATATTGGACCAGGTGCAGGTATTCACGGTGGGCAAGTCGTATCAGCGGGGACACCAGCTGAAGTAATGCAAGATGAGAATTCGCTAACAGGGAAGTATTTAAGCGGTAAAGAGTTTATTCCGGTTCCACTTGAAAGACGTAAAGGTGACGGACGTAAAGTGGAAATTGTCGGTGCAAAAGAGAATAACTTAAAGAACGCAAAGATGTCATTCCCGCTTGGTACGTTTGTAGCGGTAACGGGTGTATCTGGTTCTGGTAAAAGTACGATGATTAATGAAGTACTGTATAAATCGTTGGCGCAAAAGTTATATAAAGCGAAAGCGAAGCCAGGTACTCATAAAGAAATTAAAGGTCTTGAGCATTTAGATAAAGTAATCGATATTGATCAATCACCAATTGGACGTACGCCACGTTCCAACCCAGCGACTTATACAGGTGTGTTCGATGATATTCGCGATGTGTTTGCCCAAACAAATGAAGCGAAAGTACGCGGATATCAAAAAGGACGTTTCAGCTTTAATGTAAAAGGCGGACGTTGTGAAGCGTGCCGTGGTGATGGAATTATTAAAATTGAAATGCACTTCTTACCAGACGTATATGTTCCGTGTGAAGTTTGTCATGGTAAACGATACAACCGTGAAACGTTAGAAGTAAAATATAAGGATAAAAACATTTCTGAAGTGTTAGGGATGACAATTGAAGATGGGGTAGAGTTCTTCGCTAATATCCCGAAAATTAAGCGTAAACTTCAGACACTTGTAGACGTTGGGCTCGGTTATATGAAATTAGGACAGCCAGCAACAACGTTATCTGGTGGTGAAGCGCAGCGTGTGAAATTAGCTTCTGAATTACACCGTCGTTCTACTGGGCGTACGTTATATATTTTAGACGAGCCAACGACTGGTTTACATGCACATGATATTGCACGTCTTCTAGAAGTGCTGCAACGTCTTGTTGAGAGCGGTGAGACAGTACTTGTAATTGAACATAATTTAGATGTAATCAAAACAGCTGATTATATCGTCGACCTTGGACCAGAAGGCGGGGACAAAGGTGGACAAATCGTTGCGTCCGGAACGCCGGAGCAAGTAGTGAAAGAAGAGCGTTCATATACAGGTAAGTATTTAAAAGAGATTTTAAATCGTGATAAAGCAAGAATGAAAGAGAAGATAAAAGAAGTAGAGCTATCACAATAA